The DNA window GAAATACTGAAGCAGCTCTTTGGATAGAATTCAATTATCCCATCATAGATGATGGGCCACTGACCGCGACTACCGCACCATCCTGGAGTGTCGCCGGCGCCTCCTGACGGCGGCGCTTCGGACGTCCGCAATGCCGCAGTGAACGACCTGTGGCGCGGCGATCGCCGCGTCAAGCGGGATGCGCGGTGCCACGGGCCGGTAATTCAAAGGCAATTGCCGTGAGGGCGCGCTTGTCGTACCATACTGGCCGTGGACGTGGATCGCTGAATGCGACAACCGAAAGGGGTGTGACATGAGACGCAGTGGGAGCGCCGTCTGGAACGGCGGATTGAGGGACGGCACGGGCACATTCAGCGTGGCCAGTGGGGTGATCAAGGGGCAAAAATACGGCTTCCGCATGCGCTTCGAGGATGCCCCCGGCACCAATCCCGAAGAGCTGATCGCCGCGGCCCACGCCAGTTGCTTCAGCATGGCACTCAGCGGCCAACTCGGCGAGCGCGGGATCACCCCCGAGGCCATCGAGACGACCTGCACGATCACCTTCGAGAACCTGACATTGACGAAGAGCGTGCTGCAGACAGCGGTGAAGGCGCGCGGCGCCGACAAGTCCAAGGTCGAGGAGGCCGCGGCCGCCGCCAAAGTCGGCTGTCCGATCTCGCGGGTTCTGAAGCTGGAAATCGAACTCGAGCTGACCGTGATGGCATGAGTCCGCCCCAGCCGTGGCACCACCGCGATGGTCACTTCCCTCCGGCCCGGCAGTCGGGCGTTCGTATCCGACAGCAGATATGAAGGAGATCAGCCGTGCGACGTATGCATCAGATTGTCATGCTGGCGGCCGTGTGCGCGGGCATCCTCACTGGCGGCAGCGAAGCAGTCATCGGGAGTACACCGGCGATCACCGCGACACCGGCATGGCTGGCGGACCATCTTCGCGACTCTGACGTCGTGGTGTTGCATGTTGCTTCTCTCCGCGACGACTACACCCGCGCGCACATACCCGGCGCCCGTTTCCTCTGGCCCGCATGGCTGGCCGTCTCGACTCCGGAACTCGGCTACGAGATGCCCTCGGTCGATTCGCTTGCCGCTGTGTTGCGAACGCTCGGCGTCTCCAATGAGAGCCGAATCGTCCTCTGCCATGTGTTGGGTGACGTCACCGGAACGGCGCGCGTATTCGTGACGCTGGACTACTTGGGGATGGGCGATCGCACCATGATCCTCGACGGTGGACTGGCGGCGTGGCAGGAGGCGGGATTGCCGGTTACGAGCGACGATGCGGAGTATGCGCCGGGAACGTTCGTGCCGAAGGTGCGTCAAAAGACCGTCGTCCACCTCGACAGCATGCGCGTGTGCTACAACTCTCCAGGAGTCCAGGTTGTGGACGCTCGGTCACCAAAGGAGTTCGATGCCACGGCCAGTCTCAACGTATTCCGCGGCGGCCACATTCCGGGTGCGATCAGCATCCCTGCTTCCACGGTCGTCGACAGTCTCGACTGCTATATGCCGCTCGATTCGCTCGCGGCACGTTGCGAACGCGCCGGATTGAAGCCGGGACATAGGATCATCGCATACTGCGGAGTGGGCCGGATGGCCTGCCCTGTGTACGTGGCGGCCAAGATGCTGGGCTATGACGTTGGGTTATACGACGGATCATTTCAGGAGTGGTCGCGCAAGGAGGACTTGCCGGTCGAGATCTCCGAGAAGAAGTGACCGAGCAGGATCAGGTCTTGAGACCCGGAGGATGGGGCTCGTTGGCGCGCCGACACTGATTCTACTCCCTGCCGACTGGGCACTCAGTTGATCCGAAGCAAGCACAGACAGTCCAATCCACAGGCAGGCGAACAGGCGGATTCTCGTCCGGAGTGTCTTTGGGATCATACGGCATCTCTTTCTCACCCACGGCAACGGATAGCGCTTAACCGATCATCTGACTTGAGCTTATCGAGTCCCGCATCCTCGTCGCCCAGACATGAGGACCGACACCGCCCACGGAACCGTTTGACCTCCAGTCCCCGCCAGATCTTACTCCGGGCGGAATTCCGTGGAAGGAGGGAGTATCCCGATGACCGAGGTCGAATTCCTCCGGCATACAATCGCCACTGTGGCTTACCGTGCGGCCAAGACCATGCGCGGCGCTCCGGAGTCGTTTGCGACTTTTCGACCAGGACCCGCCGCGAATTCTCCGGTCAAGATCGTCGCTCACATGGGCGACCTGTTGGACTGGGCCTTGAGCATGGTGAACGGTGCTCCCGTCTGGCGCGACTCGGAACCACAGGAATGGGATGGGGAGTGCGAGCGGTTCTTTCAGACGCTGGGTCGCTTCGACGCCTACCTCGCCTCCGGCGCGTCGCTTCGGTATGAGCCGGCCCGCCTGTTTCAAGGACCGATCGCCGACGCCCTCACGCACACCGGGCAACTGGCGATGCTGCGCCGGCTCCACGGCTCACCGATGAAGGGAGAGAGTTACAACCGGGCTGACGTCGTGATTGGATGTGTCGGCCGCGAACAGACGCCGGCCGATCCGCGCAATGAGTTTGATTGAGCGGCGGGGCGCGGAATCCCGATTCCGACTCACGAACTCCCTCGCAGGCGTGATCCGCCGATGCCTGGTCGCGCCGACTCAATGGCCGACAGGAGGCGAGGGTGGCACGAGCGTGAACCCCAGTTGCTGCAGCAGGTCAAGGAGATTGAAATACACCCACTCTTCCACGATCTTCCCGTTGGCGATCCGATCAATGGCCAAGCCGGAGAAGTGGACCGCCTTCCCCGTGGGCGGCATTCCCCACAACGGTCCCGTTTGGGTCCCGGTGATTGTCCACCGGACGATCATGTCGTTCCCCGAGACGAGCACTTGCTCGAATGTCATCTTGAGGTCCGGGAATCCGGCATGACTCCCGCGGTAGTATGACTTCAGGGAGTCGAGTCCGAGTATGTCGGCGGGAGCACCGCAGTCATGGACCACCACCGCGGCATCGAAGACTTGATCGAGCAGACCCAGGTTGGCAGTGTTCCGGGCCTCCAGATAGGTCGATGCGATCCGATCCGCTTCCCTCTGTGTCACCCCGGATGGAACCGTTCGCAGGCAGGAAATGCCGCATAGCGCCACCGCCACGCCGACCGCGACGAGCTTTCCTCTTCTCCACATGGCCATCACTCCTTATCGGATGCCCAATTCTGTCCGCGAAATGAAGAAGAGCAATGTGCGCTTCCGTGTCAACCTCGGATGCGCCGGGCCCGGATGCAACAAACAGCGGCACACTCCGTAGACCCGCCTATGCGGCGAACCCAGCAAGGAGCATCTCCATGTCAGTGCGATCTGTGTGCGGGATCATCTCCTGTATTGTCGCTTTCGTGCCATGGGAGGCGACAGCGCAATCGATTCCCGATCTGATCTTTCCCGACCCTCTCCATGAGATCGTAGTCGCCCCGGCGGACAGTTGCGACGGTGAACTACCATGCGGGCACATACTGGCCCACGATGATCCCCTGGCCGGATTGATCCTGACGGAGTTGGGACAACCCTTTCACCGTTCTCTCGTCAAGGTAACACAGTGTCTGCGCAACCTCACCGGCGACACGGCAGGCCCCAATGTCCTGTATGTCTCCTCCGAGGAAGGCGGTTATGCCCGGACGGGATTGGCCATCATCGAAGGCAGCACGGTCCACCGATTCCCCAAGCTTCATTACGTTGATCTGGTGCTGGACTCCAGCCGAATCGCGAACGGCGAAATGGACATCTTCTCGCACGAACTGGGCCACGTGATGATGAGCATCGTGTGGCCGGATCGGTGGGAAGGTTGGACTCCCAAGCAGCACGTCAGCATGGGGATCACCGATGACTATGTCGCATTCTCCGAGGGATGGGGGATCCACTTCCAGCAACTGGCCATGGATCAGGTCGAGCGGTACAGTGACCTTGAGCGCGAGACCTGGAATTACACGCAGGATGTCCGTCAACTGTGGCATTCCCATCTGGACACGCGTTTGCGGCTGGAGGGGGTTCGGCACAACGACTTCATCCACCGCAAGGTCTTGCCGCAGGTGGATACCTCCGGGATGTCGCTCACGGAGCTGATTTTCCTGGAACATACCTCGCCGCTGTTCGACCGGTGTCGGCTCAGGAGCGCGCAGGAGATGCTGGCCTCGGAAGGAGTGGTCGCGACCATCTTCTACCGGATGGCCACCGACACGGTTCTCTCGCGCCACTATCTGGACTGGACCTTCTATCGGCCGTTCTTGCGACACCCGGCGCCGACGACGCTGCGGCCACGGGACGTGTTCACGCCGCTGGAGAACATCATCCTGAAGACGGCGCGTGTCTGGCAAGCCATCCGCCCCACGGTGGACTCCTCCAGCGCTCCGATGATCTCGTTCATCAAGTCCTGGTGTGACCTCTATCCGGAGGATCGCCGGGAGCTGCTGTCGCTGTTCTTGGCCACGACCGTGGCAAAGACGGCGACCGATGAGTTGGGCATTCTCTACGAACGGACCGCATACACAGGAACGACGGGGCGGATCATGGACTTCCGTCGCCAGAGGGCGGAGTACGACTCGGCGTTCACACGCATTCGCGATGATGTCCTCGCCGGCACTCGCGCATTGGATGGAAACGTCGGGACGCAACTGTGGGTCGAGAATCACGCGTTCTCGATTCCAGCCACGATCTTCTTCCCGGAGCCGACCCAGCCGCTGCGGGTGAATCTGAACACGGCAAACGTCTTCGACCTGGCGACTTTCCCTGGCATGACCCTGGATCGAGCCATGAAAGTCGTCTCGGCGCGCGACAGTCTGGGGTGGTTCCGTTCATTGGAGCAGGCACGGACCGCTGGATGGCACTGATCGCCAAACGCAATGTACGGTCGCTTGTTCTCATGGGCCGCCGCCTATTCCCAGAGTGTGAACTGAGTCCCCCGAGGCGCATGCACGGCCACGGCTGATCGGATGGCCGTGCGTTTGCTCTGGGAGGCATCTGCGACTTATGTTGTTCTCCCGGGCGACTTCAGGCTCGCGTGCTCTGCACACCCGGGGCACAGACAATGCAGAAGACAATCGCATCGGGCACCGAGTCAAACCGCGGCGAGCTCCGCCGCGTGCTGACGAAGTGGGATGCCACGGCGCTGATCGTGGGGATCATGATCGGCTCGGGGATCTTTGCCACCCCGCCGCAGATCGCCGCTTCGCTCGACCGCTTCGGACCCATGATCGCCATCTGGCTGGTCGGTGGCGTGCTGGCCGTGTGCGGCGCGCTCACCTATGCCGAGCCGGCGGCGATGTTCCCCCGGACCGGCGGCAGCTTCGTCTTCCTCCATGAGGCATACGGACCGCTGCCGGCATTCATCTATGGCTGGTCGGCGTTGCTGATCACCTACCCTGCCTCGATCGCTGCCGTTGCTGTTGTCTTCTCCGCATACCTGGCGCGACTGTTTCCGGGCCTTCCCGTGCCCCAGTCGTTGGTTGCGGCTTTGCTTTCCGTCTTCCTTTGTGGTCTCAATGCCCGCGGCGTGATTCTCGGCGCCCGAGTTCAGTCCGCCGCCACCGCGGCCAAAGTCGGCGCGCTAGTGGCCTTGGTCGGCGCGGCGGTCTTCACCTCAGCCGGCAACTGGGAGAATCTCAGACCGTTGATCAGTGCTCCCTCATCCGGCTGGCACTTGTCGGCACTGGCCCTGGCGCTGGCATCCGTCATGTGGACCTATGAAGGGTGGTCCAATGGCCCCACTCTCTCCGGCGAGGTTCGCCACATCCGCACCGATCTCCCCCGCGCTCTGCTTCTCGGCACGGCGCTGGTCACCGTGATCTATGTTCTCGTCAACGCCGGGTACGCCTATGTGCTCACGATCCCGGGGATTGCCGGGTCCGATTCGGTCGCGGTCGACATGGCCAGCCGCGGACTCGGTGCCTATGGCGGCGTATTTGTCAACCTATTGGTTCTCGTGTCCACGTTGGGGAGCATCAACGGCATGGTGATCGGCGGCTCGCGCGTTTTCTTCGCCATGGCCCGGGCGGGGCTGTTCTTCGCGGCCGTGGGGTATGTCCACCGCCGCTTTGCCACACCGGCCAATGCGCTGGCGATCCTCGCGGTCGTGTCGGCGGGCTACTGCTTGTTGGGGACATTCGAGCAGATCATCCGCTACTTCGTGTTCGTGTCGACCATCTGGTATGTGCTGGTCATCGCCTCGGTCTATGTCCTGCGCATCCGCCGTCCTGATCTGGAACGCCCCTTCCGCGTGCCGCTTTACCCAATCACACCGGCACTCTTCCTCCTCGTCGCACTGGGACTCATGTACCAACTATTGCGGGAGAACACCCGCGATTCCCTAATCGGACTGGCGATTCTGCTGGTCAGCATCCCCGCCTACTTCCTGTGGCGCCGCTGGCGCGGCTCGCCGTCCTGACGGCGAATCGTGCCGGTACTGATCTCAGCGTGCTTTGACGCCTCCGTCTTGTCGAGACCGTGCCCGAGATCGTTCCTCCCGGGCGGCTGAATCGACGCTCACAAACCGTCTTGACCATGTGACGACAAGTACTATCTTGTCGATGGAGTTCGGTCGTCTGTCTCGAGACAACAAGGATGCGATGCGGAGCCCTTCCACCCCACGGACGACAGGGTCTGTGGAAGTTCACACTCTGTGATCTGTGCTCCTGGGAACAATGCCAAGCGAGCGGCACATGAAAAGACCCTCCTGCACTGTACTGCTTCTCCTCGTACTGCTGTGGCCTATCCCCGGTCTGGCGCAGACCGGGCTCTTCAACTACAGCGAGGTTCTCTTCGGCGATCCGCCGACGTTGTTCCTGTGGGTTGAAGCCGTCGATTCGGCATCCGGCGTGGCGCAGCTCAACGGGGTTGAGATTGCGCCGACGTCGGGACCGTTCACATGGGACTGGGGGGACGGGACAGTATACGACGACTACTTCCCGCAATCGCACACCTACGCGGAAGTCACCCGGAACTACATTGTATCTGTGATCTCACATTACGTGGGTGGCGCGGAAGACACGGCACAGACGCTCGTGCGTTTTGTCCCGCCGACGTGCGATCCGGGCGACATCCCCTCCTACATGCCGATCACCATACCATCAACAATGCCGCCGCTCGGAACGCGTCTCTACGGTATCCCCCCCAACCTCTCGGCCTTTGACGATTCGTCTTTCCGGTCGATCGCGCGAGAGACTCTCGAGAAGATCCTGACCGTTGCGGCGGTCGCGCAGATGGATTTCACGAATGACGGCCCGTACTTCTATAACTCGATCTTCGAGGAGGTCATGCTGCGCGACTCGACGTTCGGCGGCGCCTATTCGATCTGGTTTTCCGACCCGGTCGCCTTCGGCGTGGGCGACGTCTTCCTGCAGGGCACAATCGGCTACTCGTCGCTGTTTCACGAGATGGGCCACAACTTCACGCTCAACACCCCCGCCCACTTCTACTATGGGGGCCGGATCGACGGCCCGGCCAACATGATCTATTCGGAGACCATGGCGCAGATCTACCAGCATGCGACGGGTTGGGCTCTGCTCAATGCCGCCCGGCGGTACAACCTGCCGGATGATCTGGTCTTCGAGATCACAGAAAGCGTCACGTCATCCATGGCCTTCGTACGCAGCCAGTACAACGACTACCTCGCCGCCGGCACGCCCTTCTGTACCTGGAACGATCCTCCCGGCGATTCAGCCATGCAGACATTCATGACGGTCGCCTACACGTTCTGCGAGCATGCCGAGACATCGGGTTGGGGGTACCGTGCACCGACCAAGCGGATGCTGCACTTGTTGCAGCAGTTCGACCAGTATGTTATGGATCAGTACGACCAGAACAACAACTCCCTCGCCGCTGACTCGGCCCGCGCCACACTGATGATCGCCGCCGTATCGTACGCCTTCAAGAGCGATCTGCGTTCCGAGTTCGCCGCCTTGGACTTCCCGATCGACGATGACTTCTATGAGTCACTCATGTCGGTGGGCGAAGTCAACACCGTGCCGGTGCTGGTCCGCCGGATGAGCGACCTCACCATGACGGGATGCCCGCAAGAGTACATGCTGGATTTGGCCGATTCGGCGGTCTTCACGGATCCGGACGGGGATGTCCTCTCGTGTTGGGCCGAGAGCTCCGAACCGGTGATCGCCGACGCGTGGGTGGACGGGACCATCCTGCACGTGGCGTCCGCATCGGATGGAAGCGCGAAGATCACTCTGACAGCCGACGACGGGAATGGCGGCACGGAGTCGACCGCGTTCTTGGTGGCCGTCGGCGGCTGCAATTGCGCCTGCCCCTGCCATGCCGATCCGCAGTGCGACAGCGTCCGTTCGACCGTGCACGATGTCGTCAGAACGGTCGACGTTGCTTTCCGCGGCACGGCGCCGGCCTTAGACCCGCAGTGTCCGCGCGAACAGACCGACGTGAACTGCGACGGCGCGACCACCGTGCATGACGTGGTCAGTGTTGTCGACGTTGCCTTCCGGGGGTACAACCCCACCGGCCGTTTCTGCGATCCCTGTGCACCGTGAACGCTGGGAATCCGATTCACTCCGGCGATCACCGATGGCATAATTCCTTGACGCCGTACGCGTTAACGCGGCACGTGGCGTTTGACGGCATTTGACACACAGGCGCGGAGTCGCAGGACCGGCGACGGCACCGCCGTCCCGATCTCGCAGAAGAAAACGAACATGACTATCATATTCATCTTGACCTAAGGGTCCTCCCGTGGTATCCCTCCGGCAATGTCCGGCACGACCAAGAAACCGGCCGTGTCGCGATCCTGCCAGTCCCGTGACCGAGGAGCTGTGTCGCCGGGGCTTGCGATTCGTCAACACACAGCTCCGAATGCTGCCAATACCAAGGAGGAATGCACCGTGGTCAGACCCCTGTCGACTGTGTTTCGAAATGCCATGGCCGCCGGACTCGCGCTGGTGTTGCTGGGTGCCGGCATGGCTCACGCGGGCAATCCCAATGTCGTGGGCACCTATCGCCTCGTGTCCCGGCAGTTGCCGGACGGCACGGTGAAGTCGGAACCCGACGTCACCGGTATCCTCACGTTCACCAACGCCCACAGGAACCTCAACGTGATCTGGAAGGGTCCCAACGACGCCTTATGCTCCTACTCCCTCGCGTCGCGCTACCAGATCAAATCGGGAACACTCAAGGAGAAGATCCTCTTCAGCAGTCTCAATGACCATCTCCTCGGGCAGAAGACCGGTTACGATCTCGTGAAAAAGTCCCAGTTGGTCCGCATCGTGACCGGACAAACGGCATCGGGCTTCACACCATCCATTGAGACACCGACCATGATCGTCGATGGGAACAGGATCATCTCCACCGCCGAGGGCGCATTCATCGACACGTGGGAGAAGACCGAGGCCGGTAGCGCAATCCAGGCCTCAGATGAGCAGTAAATGATCGAGAGCGATTGCCGGTACGTCCATAAGTTCAGACCATAAGACTTCTTGCACGCTGCGACCCGGCCCCGGTGATCTGCTCTCGGGGCCGGGCCGATTGCTATCCGCTTGCGACTCGGAGAAGTCCAGCGCGTCCTGGCACGTCAATGTGAACTTCGCTACAGCAGCTTGCACAATTCGTCCTTCACCCGGCGGCTGATCTCATTGGCGTTTCCCCCGGCGCGGTTGTTGACCACGGTGATGGTCGGCAGATGGATCGAAATCCCCTCCCTAATCAGGAAGGCGGCATCCCGGTACATCGCGTCAAACTCGTCTTTCAGTCTGTCGAAGGGATGATACCGCGCGTACGACTCCTCATAACCCATCCGCAGTGGCGTTAGAAGCCGCGTGATCGATAGCACGGGACTGGTGAATCCCCCGACCTGTGCCCACTGGGTCCGCAAGTCCGGCAGCCACGTCCAATGGCTGAAGATGTTGCCGATCCCCTGCTCGTGCAGGAAAACGAAATAGTCCTCCGTCTTCAGCCGGTCCGTGCGTTCCTCAATGTGGTAGCGTTCATCACCGGGTATTGACGTGAAGAAGACGCCCAAGTCGTCGATATTCTCCTCCGGCGACGGGCAGGACTCTTTGCGCTGGTACCCCTTCTCGAAACTGAAGGCGGCGATTCGGTCTCCGAGAATGCTGATTGCCGGCCGGTAGAATTGGTCCACGAACTTCCGGGCGTTGAGATAGTCCGGGTTGTCTGCCAGAACCCTCTTGCCACCTTCGGACCTCCAAATGCGCTTCGCGCAAATCCCCTCCGGGACCTTCAGGATGACCTGAGCATCGAGTGGGAGCCACTTGGCGTACTCGACGAGCGGGGCATGATTTCGTGTCGGCTTCCCCTCGGAATCCAGCAAGAACGCGTAGAACGTGAAATCGAGCTCCAAGGCGCTGTAGTGCTCGTAGTACTCGATGACCGATCGGACAGGGAGCTTCTCCTCAACAAATGACTCGCCCTTCACGGTCTTCGGCGTGCGCGTGATCTTGTAGTCTCGATCCCCGGAGTAGATCTGTCCGATCCACGCCGCATATCGGTCGCTGGCGGTGGCGAAGTGCACTCCGGGGGCAAGGTTGCGGAAACTGTAATCGGAAGGTGGCATGGTTGGCACCTCCAAGGCGAGGCAATCTATACAATCGGAGCCCGCCCGGCGCCGCATTCGTCTCTGCCCAGACAATTGTGAGGCACCGTCCATAAACAAGGCCCGCGGGCCAATCGACCCGCGGGCCTCGATCGCGCCGCACTCCAAGGGCCCTACGGGCAGGGCGTGCAATACTCGCTGGATGCGCTGGCGCCGCGAAAGGCCACGTTGACGACCTTCACGACATCGACCACGGTAGTCACGTTGTCACAACTGACATCCGTCCTCTCATGTGGGCACTGTGGATCGAACACCGGCGTGCTGCCGCGGAAGGCGACATTCACAGTCTGCACGACATCCTGCACGTTTGGCACTCCGTCGCATTGCGGGTCACCGTGACAGGGACACTGACAGAAACTGTTGATCGCGGCCCAGAGGTTCGGCCTCGGTCCGATGTTGCCGGCGGGCGGTAAGATCTGGGGCGTACCGGTGGCGATCAGTGTGCTCCTCATGTATGCCGGCGTCGGCAACGGTCCCTGGAAATTCGTCTTCCAGTATCCCATCGCGGCAGCGACCGCGCCCGCAACGATCGGTGAGGCACTCGATGTCCCGCTGAACGAATTCGTGTAATAGTAGTTTGGCCCATCGAAGCCGTAGAATCCACCGTAGCCGGTTGTCACGACATCCTCACCCCATCCCTGCAGGTCGAAGCGCGCGCCGTAGGACGAGAAAGAGAGTCGCTGACGGTCCCCTTCGGGGTAGGCACCGCCCGGATTAACCCCGCCGGCACCCACGATGATCGCGCCCGAATTCCCGAACCACACCAGCGCGCTCATGTTGACGTTGCCGTTTCCCCCCGCCTCGACCACATGGATGCCGAGAGCGATCGCATTGGTAATCGCGGCATAGACCCCGTTGAAGGTCTGGGCGCTGGGCGAGTAGTTCAGCCACCACTCGATCGGGATGTAGTTGCCGCTGCCGGGTGTGTACTCCCACTGCTGCTCCAGAAGAATCACATCCCCGGCCGTCAGATTGGTGATCGCCACCGCCAGCGCACCCGGAACGTTCCAACTGGGAGGCAGACCGTAGTAGGTGCCACAGGTTCTCAGGTTGGAGCCGTAGCTGATACCTGTGGTCCCCATCCCGTTGGCGTCGGACACCAACTCACCAATGACCGCGGTGCCGTGATCTGTGTTCCCGAATGGATCGGAGACGTTGATGTTGATCTGAGATCCCGGTGCCTTGGTGATATCCCCATGCGAGTAGTTCCAGGAGTATTCCAGATCGCAGACGTTTACGCCGACCCCATTGCCGCCGGGCAGCGTCCAGACAAGGTCCATGCCGATTCCCGAGGGGACGATCCCGGCATCCCGCAGATACCCCTGAATCGGCACGAAATCGGGAGGCGGATACGGGGGCGGCGTCGGCTTCGGGACCGGTCGTGCCAGAATCACACCTGGGAGACTCTCGAGCTTCCGGCTGATGGCCCAGACATCCTGACCTTGAGGAGTGCGCAGTCGATAGATGTTGTTCAGGTTGTAGACCGGCTGCCCGGTGTTGGCCTCCCCCAGCGATTGGATTTCGTCCAGTTGCTCTTCGGGGACTTCGCAGATCCGCTCCCATCGGGCCCCGGAAAGCTCCTGCTGCAACTGGCTCAGCCCTGTCAGCCCCTTCTGTGCCCCAAGATCGACGAGTTGTCCGCCGCGGAGTCGGACCACGGACTCTGGGGAGAACATCACCTCAATGAGGTCATTCTCACTGGAGTACTGCTGGCATTGGCCCGCGACGGGGATGCCCAGTGTGCCGAACAGCAGGCCGGCAAGCACTCCGACGGCCCGGTAGGCGCGAACCAAGTGCCCCGACCCTGGATGGCGGGTTGCGTGTTCCATGTCGTTGTCCTCCTGCGGGATCAAGATTTCACTTCCCCTCATCTCAAAATAAGCGAAAATCTTCACTTGTCCAGCGATTCCGGACGGTAGGCGACCGACCTGCGACCTCACCGGTGACAATGGGTGTAGCCCCTTGTCCGCCTCTCGTAATAGAGTCGGGACGACGAAGCGCCAGCCCGCGGGGATGATATCCCGCGGGCTATCGCTTCAACACCGTGCGTTGATTTCACCGTCCGGCAGGCGCTGATGGGCTTCGTTCAAGCCCTGGACGCATTACATCCCACCGCCGCATCCGGTGACGCACTCCTCCCTCGGATATGCCCAACTCCCGCGCCGAGGCACGCTGATTCCAGTTGTTCCGCTCCAGGACCGTGCGCAGTCGGACCGAAAGCTGGTCAGCAGAACCCGGATCACCCTGTTCGCGGGAACGGACCGGATGACGGTCCAGGAGTTCCTCAGCACATCGCGCGAATTCGCCGTTGCCGTTGGGCTCAGTGAGTGTTGCCAGCCGCCACAGGAAGTTGCGCAACTGACGGACGTTGCCATCCCAAGCAGCCTGCAGGGCACGCCGCACCCATGATTGATCTGCCAGATCGACCGTGCAGTGTGCGGGCACGGTGAACTCGGCCAGAAAGTGCCGAATCAACGGAAGCACATCGCCGCGGCGATCGCGAAGCGACGCCAGATGCAGCGGTGCCTGTTCCAGGCGGAA is part of the Candidatus Zixiibacteriota bacterium genome and encodes:
- a CDS encoding DUF72 domain-containing protein: MPPSDYSFRNLAPGVHFATASDRYAAWIGQIYSGDRDYKITRTPKTVKGESFVEEKLPVRSVIEYYEHYSALELDFTFYAFLLDSEGKPTRNHAPLVEYAKWLPLDAQVILKVPEGICAKRIWRSEGGKRVLADNPDYLNARKFVDQFYRPAISILGDRIAAFSFEKGYQRKESCPSPEENIDDLGVFFTSIPGDERYHIEERTDRLKTEDYFVFLHEQGIGNIFSHWTWLPDLRTQWAQVGGFTSPVLSITRLLTPLRMGYEESYARYHPFDRLKDEFDAMYRDAAFLIREGISIHLPTITVVNNRAGGNANEISRRVKDELCKLL
- a CDS encoding amino acid permease, which encodes MQKTIASGTESNRGELRRVLTKWDATALIVGIMIGSGIFATPPQIAASLDRFGPMIAIWLVGGVLAVCGALTYAEPAAMFPRTGGSFVFLHEAYGPLPAFIYGWSALLITYPASIAAVAVVFSAYLARLFPGLPVPQSLVAALLSVFLCGLNARGVILGARVQSAATAAKVGALVALVGAAVFTSAGNWENLRPLISAPSSGWHLSALALALASVMWTYEGWSNGPTLSGEVRHIRTDLPRALLLGTALVTVIYVLVNAGYAYVLTIPGIAGSDSVAVDMASRGLGAYGGVFVNLLVLVSTLGSINGMVIGGSRVFFAMARAGLFFAAVGYVHRRFATPANALAILAVVSAGYCLLGTFEQIIRYFVFVSTIWYVLVIASVYVLRIRRPDLERPFRVPLYPITPALFLLVALGLMYQLLRENTRDSLIGLAILLVSIPAYFLWRRWRGSPS
- a CDS encoding S8 family serine peptidase, producing the protein MEHATRHPGSGHLVRAYRAVGVLAGLLFGTLGIPVAGQCQQYSSENDLIEVMFSPESVVRLRGGQLVDLGAQKGLTGLSQLQQELSGARWERICEVPEEQLDEIQSLGEANTGQPVYNLNNIYRLRTPQGQDVWAISRKLESLPGVILARPVPKPTPPPYPPPDFVPIQGYLRDAGIVPSGIGMDLVWTLPGGNGVGVNVCDLEYSWNYSHGDITKAPGSQININVSDPFGNTDHGTAVIGELVSDANGMGTTGISYGSNLRTCGTYYGLPPSWNVPGALAVAITNLTAGDVILLEQQWEYTPGSGNYIPIEWWLNYSPSAQTFNGVYAAITNAIALGIHVVEAGGNGNVNMSALVWFGNSGAIIVGAGGVNPGGAYPEGDRQRLSFSSYGARFDLQGWGEDVVTTGYGGFYGFDGPNYYYTNSFSGTSSASPIVAGAVAAAMGYWKTNFQGPLPTPAYMRSTLIATGTPQILPPAGNIGPRPNLWAAINSFCQCPCHGDPQCDGVPNVQDVVQTVNVAFRGSTPVFDPQCPHERTDVSCDNVTTVVDVVKVVNVAFRGASASSEYCTPCP
- a CDS encoding sulfurtransferase gives rise to the protein MHQIVMLAAVCAGILTGGSEAVIGSTPAITATPAWLADHLRDSDVVVLHVASLRDDYTRAHIPGARFLWPAWLAVSTPELGYEMPSVDSLAAVLRTLGVSNESRIVLCHVLGDVTGTARVFVTLDYLGMGDRTMILDGGLAAWQEAGLPVTSDDAEYAPGTFVPKVRQKTVVHLDSMRVCYNSPGVQVVDARSPKEFDATASLNVFRGGHIPGAISIPASTVVDSLDCYMPLDSLAARCERAGLKPGHRIIAYCGVGRMACPVYVAAKMLGYDVGLYDGSFQEWSRKEDLPVEISEKK
- a CDS encoding ester cyclase, with the translated sequence MWRRGKLVAVGVAVALCGISCLRTVPSGVTQREADRIASTYLEARNTANLGLLDQVFDAAVVVHDCGAPADILGLDSLKSYYRGSHAGFPDLKMTFEQVLVSGNDMIVRWTITGTQTGPLWGMPPTGKAVHFSGLAIDRIANGKIVEEWVYFNLLDLLQQLGFTLVPPSPPVGH
- a CDS encoding OsmC family peroxiredoxin is translated as MRRSGSAVWNGGLRDGTGTFSVASGVIKGQKYGFRMRFEDAPGTNPEELIAAAHASCFSMALSGQLGERGITPEAIETTCTITFENLTLTKSVLQTAVKARGADKSKVEEAAAAAKVGCPISRVLKLEIELELTVMA